The Streptomyces sp. NBC_00483 genome contains the following window.
TGCCGGCGTGGACGACGGCGTTGGTGACGAGTTCACTGAGTACGACGGTCGCGTCGTCCATGAGCCGCCCGTCGAGGGTCAGGGACTCCGACAGCTCGGGCAGTTCGGTCCAGTCGACGAACGCGGCGCGCAGGAAACGACGGGCGGCCGCGGGCGCGAGCGGGTTTCCGGGCAGCGACGTGCGCGCGGCCACCGGCACCCCGGTCGCCTGGTCAGGCGCGTCCGGGGCGCCGAAGGCGCTCTCCCGCTGGATCGGAATGGAACCCACGTTTCGGCTCCTGGTTAGTTGTGGCAAAGACGCCTCAGGCGACACCGACAGAGTGACAGACTGACCACGCCCATAAGCGTGGAGTTACCTAAGTAGGCCGCTATGAGTGAGAACAGTGGTATGCGTGCACCTCAGAAGGGCTACGGTGACGAAGCCATCCGCCCGAGTGATCTCCGGCCGTTACTGGCCGCGCTGACGGCTGCCCGGGACGGCACGTTCGCGCATGTACCGATCGCGGCGGACGGGATCGTCGGCGAGCTCGGCGCGACATTCAATCAGCTCGCCGACCGCAGCGTGCACTTCAACGCCGAACTGGCGCGGGTGCGGCGGGAGATCACCCGGCACGGCCGGCTCGACGAGCGCCTGGAGGCGAGCCCTGGACAGGGCGCCTGGGTGACCCGGGTCGGCGACGTGAACACCATAATCGACGCGCTCGTCGCGCCGGCCGCGAACGCCACGCGGGTGCTCGAGGCGGTCGCGGGCGGCGACCTCACCCAGCGTGTCGACCTGCACGACGGCACCCGCCAACTCCGGGGCGACCTGCGGCGGTTGGGTCGTTCGGTCAACAAGATGGTGGACCAGCTCTCCCTGTTCACCGGCGAGGTCACCCGGGTGGCACGCGAGGTGGGCACCGAGGGAAGACTCGGCGGGCGCGCCAAGGTGACCGGCCTGTCCGGGAGTTGGCGCGATGTGACCGAGGCGGTCAACACCATGGCCTCGCGGCTCACGGCGCAGGTGCGGGACATCGCGCTCGTGACGACGGCGGTGGCCCAGGGCGATCTGACACGTACGGTCACGATCGAGGCGACGGGCGAGCTGCTCGAACTCAAGCTGACCGTGAACACGATGGTCGACCAGCTCTCCGCGTTCGCCGACGAGGTGACCCGCGTCGCCCGCGAGGTCGGCACCGAGGGCCAGCTCGGCGGCCGCGCCCAGGTCCGCGGCGTCTCCGGCGTCTGGAAGGACCTCACCGACAACGTCAACTTCATGGCGTCGAACCTGACCTCGCAGGTCCGCAACATCGCGCAGGTCACGACGGCCGTGGCGGACGGCGACCTGAGCCAGAAGATCACGGTCGACGCGAAGGGCGAGATCCTTGAGCTGAAGTCGACCATCAACACGATGGTCGACCAGCTCTCCGCGTTCGCCGACGAGGTCACCCGCGTCGCCCGCGAAGTCGGCACCGAAGGCCAGCTCGGCGGCCGCGCCCAGGTCCGCGGCGTCTCCGGCGTCTGGAAGGACCTCACCGACAACGTCAACTTCATGGCCGACAACCTGACGTCGCAGGTGCGCAACATCGCGCTCGTGTCGACGGCGGTGGCGCAGGGCGACCTCGGTAAGAAGATCACCGTCGAGGCGAAGGGCGAGATCCTCGAACTCAAGTCGACCATCAACACGATGGTCGACCAGCTCTCCGCGTTCGCCGACGAGGTCACCCGCGTCGCCCGCGAAGTCGGCACCGAGGGCAACCTCGGCGGTCAGGCCCAGGTCCGCGGCGTCTCCGGGGTCTGGAAGGACCTCACCGACAACGTCAACTTCATGGCGTCGAACCTGACCTCCCAGGTCCGCAACATCGCGCAGGTCACGACGGCCGTGGCCCAGGGCGACCTCGGCAAGAAGATCTCGGTCGACGCGCGCGGCGAGATCCTGGAGCTGAAGGACACCGTCAACACGATGGTGGAGCAGCTGCGCGGCTTCGCCGACGAGGTGACCCGCGTCGCCCGCGAGGTCGGCACGGACGGCCGCCTCGGCGGCCGCGCAACCGTTCACGGCGTGTCGGGCGTCTGGAAGGACCTGACCGACAACGTCAACTACATGGCGGACAACCTGACCTCACAAGTGCGGAACATCGCGCAGGTCGCCACGGCCGTGGCCCAGGGCGACCTCTCCAAGAAGATCGACGTCGACGCGCGCGGCGAGATCCTCGAACTGAAGACGACCATCAACACGATGGTCGACACGCTCTCCTCGTTCTCCTCCGAGGTGACCCGAGTGGCCCGAGAGGTCGGCTCCCAGGGCCAACTCGGCGGGCAGGCACGGGTCGAGGGTGTGTACGGCACGTGGAAGCGCCTGACGACGAACGTGAACGAGCTGGCGCTGAACCTGACCACGCAGGTCCGCGCCATCGCCGAGGTCGCCTCCGCGGTGACCTCGGGCGACATGTCCCGCTCGATCACGGTCGACACGCAGGGCGAGGTCGCCGAGCTCAAGGACAACATCAACCTGATGGTGGCCAACCTCCGCGAGACGACCCGCGCGAAGGACTGGCTGGAGTCGAACCTGGCCCGCCTCGCCGCCCTGATGCAGGGCCATCGCGACCTGATGGAGGTCGCCGACCTGATCCTGCGCGAGCTGACGCCGCTGGTGAACGCCCAGTACGGCGCGTTCTTCCTCGCGGAGGAGGACGACGACGGCTCACAGCAGCCAATGGCCGTACCCACCAAGGGACTTGCGTACATCGCCGGTTACGGTTCGGGCTCCGCCTCGGTCATCAACACGGGCGGGATGCCGGTCCACGGCCTCGTACGGCAGGCGGCGCTGGAGAAGAAGCGGATCCTGGTGGAGGAGGTGCCGACGGACTACATCAACATCAACAGCGGGCTCGGCGAGGCGGCGCCAGCGTCGGTCGTGATCATTCCGATCCTCTTCGAGGACACGCTCCTCGGTGTGATCGAGCTCGCCTCCTTCTCCCGCTTCTCCGACGTCCACCTGGCGTTCTTCGACCAGTTCGTGAACACCATCGGCGTCGCCATCAACACCATCATCGCCAACTCCCGTACGGAGTCGCTGCTCGGCGAGTCCCAGCGGCTCGCCATCCAGCTCCAGGACCGGTCGAACGAAATGCAGCGGCAGCAGGCCGAGTTGCAGCGCTCGAACGCCCAACTGGAGGAGAAAGCCGCCCTGTTGGCGACCTCCTCGCAGTACAAGTCGGAGTTCCTGGCGAACATGTCGCACGAGCTGCGCACCCCGCTCAACTCCCTGCTCATCCTGGCCCGGCTGCTCTCCGACAACCCGGACGGCCATCTCAACGACCAGGAGGTCCAGTTCGCGACGACGATCCACCGCTCCGGCTCGGACCTGCTCCAGCTCATCAACGACATCCTCGACCTGTCGAAGATCGAGGCCGGCCGGATGGACGTACGCCCCAAGAAGCTCCCCCTCATCAAGGTCCTCGACTACGTCCACGCGACCTTCCGGCCCATCACCCTCGACCGCGGACTCGCCTTCGAGGTGTCGGTCGGCGAGGACGTGCCGCGCGAGATGTTCTCCGACGAACAGCGCCTCCAGCAGATCCTGCGCAACCTTCTGTCGAACGCGATCAAGTTCACCGCGCAGGGCCGCGTCGAACTGCGGGTCCGCCTGGTCAAGGCCCCCGAAGGGGCCCAGCTGGTCGACAGCGAGGACCTGCTCGCCTTCGCCGTCACCGACACCGGGATCGGCATCCCGCGCGACAAACTCGCCGTCGTCTTCGAGGCGTTCCAGCAGGCCGACGGCACGACGAACCGCAAGTACGGCGGCACGGGCCTCGGCCTGTCCATCAGCCGGGAGATCTCCGCGCTGCTCGGCGGCCACATCGTCGCGGAGAGCGAGCCCGGCGAGGGCTCCACCTTCACCCTGTACGTCCCCGTGCGCTGCCCCGGGCACGAGCCGCCCGACGGGTACGAACCGTCCACCCTGCCGCAGTCGGCCCTCGTACCGGAGCAGGGCGTCTCCATGGACACGTACGCGTCCCTGCAGCCGCCGGAGCAGGAGGACAACTGGCCGGCGCCGACGAAGCTGGAGCGGTGGAAGACGGGCAGGCCGGGCCTGGTCCTGCCGGGCCGCCGCGTCCTGATCGTCGACGACGACATCCGCAACGTCTTCGCGCTCACCCACGTACTGGGCCGCGTCGGCATGCCTGTCCTGTACGCGGAGAACGGCCGCGAGGGCATCGAGACGCTGGAGAGCCACCCCGATGTCGAACTCGTCCTGATGGACATCATGATGCCCGAGATGGACGGCTACGAGACGATCTCCGTCATCCGCGGTACGCCACGATGGGCCGGTCTTCCCATCGTCGCGCTCACCGCCAAGGCCATGCCCGGCGACCGCGAGAAGTCGATCGCCAAGGGCGCGAACGATTACGTCCCGAAACCGGTGGACGTCGACCAGTTGCTGAATGTCGTGTGCGAGCTGCTGGCCCCCGAGGAGGCGGAACCGTCCGCCCCCCGAGGTCTCCGGCACTCCGGCGACCACTGAGTGAGGCACCGTCAACATGACCACTGCAGAGTCCACTTCGGCGGATCGGGCCAGCATCCTCCTTGTCGACGACATGGAGGACAACCTGACCGCCCTCGAAGCCGTGCTTGGACCGCTCAACGAGCCGCTGGTCAGGGCCCGTTCGGGCGAGGAGGCGATGAAGGCGCTGCTGCGCAGGCAGTTCGCCGTCGTCCTCCTGGACATCCGGATGCCCGGCATGGACGGCTTCGAGACGGCGACGAACATCAAGCGCCTCGACCAGACGAAGGACGTCCCGATCATCTTCCTGACGGGCACGGAGGCCGACACCGGCTACGCCTTCCGCGGCTACGCGACCGGCGCCGCCGACTACCTGACCAAGCCCTTCGACCCGTGGGTGCTGCGCGCGAAGGTGACGGTCTTCCTCGACCTGCACCGCAAGAACCGCCAGCTGCAGCGCCTCTTGGCGCGCGAACACCAGCAGTTGGACAATCTCGCGGCCCGCATGACGACGATGGAGCGCCGCCTGGCCGAGGACGAGAACCCCGATGTGCGGGAACTGCGCCACGACATCGGGGAGATGAAGGAGACGCTGCGGCTGGTGCGCCGGGGTTAGGGCCCTTCTGGCGAACCTTGCAGAAGGACCCTGGGACTCCGAGGCGCTTCGACCGCGGCGTCTCCTCGGGGCGTCAGCCCTCGCGGCTCCCGGAGTACATCTCGTCGAGGAGCGCCTTGTACTCACGCTCGACGACCGGGCGCTTCAGCTTCAGGCTGGGCGTCAGCTCGCCGTGCTCGATGTCGAGGTCGCGCGGCAGGAGCTTGAACTTCTTGATGGTCTGCCAGCGCTGCAGGCCCTCGTTGAGCTCCTTCACGTAGCCCTCGACGAGCTGCACCGTCTGCGGCGCGGCGACGACCTCCGCGTAGGAGGAGCCGCCGAGGCCGTTCTCCTTGGCCCACTCCAGGATCGACGGCTCGTCGAGCGAGATGAGCGCCGTGCAGAAGTTCCGGTCGGCGCCGTGCACCAGGATGTTGGAGACGTACGGGCACACGGCCTTGAACTGGCCCTCGACCTCGGCGGGCGCGATGTACTTGCCGCCGGAGGTCTTGATGAGGTCCTTCTTGCGGTCGGTGATCCGCAGGTAGCCGTCGTTCGACAGCTCGCCGATGTCGCCCGTGTGGAACCAGCCGTCGGACTCCAGGACCTCGGCGGTCTTGTCGGGCAGACCGTGGTAGCCCTCCATGATGCCGGGGCCGCGCAGCAGGATCTCGCCGTCGTCCGCGATCCGCACCTCGGTGCCGGGCAGCGGCTTGCCGACGGTGCCGGTGCGGTAGGCCTCACCGGGGTTCACGAAGGAGGCGGCGCTGGACTCGGTCAGTCCGTAGCCCTCCAGGATGTGCACTCCGGCGCCGGCGAAGAAGTAGCCGATCTCCGGAGCGAGCGCGGCAGAGCCGGACACACACGCCCGCAGCCGCCCGCCGAAGGCCTCCCGCAGCTTGCTGTAGACCAGGCGGTCGGCGGCCTTGTGCTTCGAGGCGAGCTTGAACGGCACCGAGGCGACGCCCGTACGCCGGAAGTTGTCCTGGCTGACCTTCGCGTACTCGCGCGCGACACCGGCAGCCCACTGGAAGATCTTGTACTTGGCGGAGCCGCCGGCCCGCGCCTTCGCGGCGACGCCGTTGTAGACCTTCTCGAAGATGCGCGGCACGGCGGCCATGTACGTCGGCTGCACGATCGGCAGATTCTCGATGATCTTGTCGACGCGGCCGTCGACCGCGGTGACGTGCCCGACCTCGATCTGGCCGGACGTGAGCACCTTGCCGAAGACGTGCGCGAGCGGCAGCCACAGGTACTGCACGTCCTCGCCGCTCACCAGCCCGGTCGACGCGATGGCCTTCGCCATGTACGACCAGTTGTCGTGCGGGAGCCGGACGCCCTTGGGCCGCCCGGTGGTGCCGGAGGTGTAGATGAGCGTGGCGAGCTGGTCCTTCTGGATCGCCCCGACCCGCTCCTTGACGACCTCAGGGTTCTTCTCCAGGTACGCGGCGCCGCGCGCCTCCAGGTCCTCAAGCGTGAGCACCCAGCCGTCGGGGTCGCCCGCGTCGGGCACGACCCCGGTCGCGTCGATCACCACGACGTGCCGCAGCTCGGGCAGCTCGGCGCGACGCGCCCGCGCCTTGGCGAGCTGCGCGGCGTCCTCCGCGACCATCACCTTGGAATCGGAGTCGGACAGGATGAACGCCGACTCCTCCTCGTTGGTCTGCGGGTACACGGTCGTGGTCGCCGCGCCCGCGCACATGATGCCGAGGTCGGCCAGGATCCACTCGACCCGCGTCGAGGAGGCGAGCGCCACCCGCTCCTGCGGGCCCACGCCCAGCTCGACCAGGCCGGCGGCGATGGCGTACACGCGCTGCGCGGCCTGCGCCCAGCTCAGCGACTTCCAGTCGTCGGGGCCCGTGCCGGTGGCCGAGGGCACCGGATAGCGGTAGGCCTCGGCGTCCGGTGTCGCTGTCACGCGCTCCAGGAAGAGGTTCGCCACGGAGGGCGGACGGTTCTCGATCAAGGTCTGTGTGTCGCTCACGACGTCCTCCGGGGCCCGCGACAGTGCGGCTTGTCTCAGACTGCGCGGCTGGTTGATACGAGGCTTGTTTAACTGGCGAGTAACCATGGGGCAGTGATCAGGGTAAGGGTCACCCGCCTGCCGCGTAAGGGGCTCCGGCCACCGACTTCATCGGGCTCACCCCTACGTCCTCACCCCTCACAGGGCCCACACAAAAGCGGTGGGCCCGCCACGCGCGACGCGTGCCGGGCCCACCGCCGAAGGGCAGCTCCGCGGGCTACTTCTTGGTCTTGGAACCGCCGCCGTCGTCGCTGGAGAGCACGGAGATGAAGGCCTCCTGCGGCACCTCGACGGAGCCGACCATCTTCATCCGCTTCTTGCCCTCCTTCTGCTTCTCGAGCAGCTTGCGCTTACGCGAGATGTCACCGCCGTAGCACTTGGCGAGGACGTCCTTGCGGATGGCGCGGATGGTCTCGCGGGAGATGACCCGGGAGCCGATGGCCGCCTGGACGGGGATCTCGAAGGCCTGCCGCGGAATGAGCTCCCGCAGCTTGGCGACCAGGCGCACCCCGTACGCGTACGCGGCGTCCTTGTGCGTGACGGCGGAGAACGCGTCGACGCGGTCGCCGTGCAGCAGGATGTCGACCTTCACAAGATCGGAGGCCTGCTCGCCGGTGGGCTCGTAGTCCAGGGACGCGTAACCGCGGGTCTTGGACTTCAGCTGGTCGAAGAAGTCGAAGACGATCTCGGCGAGGGGCAGGGTGTAGCGGATCTCCACCCGGTCCTCGGAGAGGTAGTCCATGCCGAGGAGGGTGCCGCGGCGGGTCTGGCAGAGCTCCATGATCGCGCCGATGAACTCGCTGGGCGCGAGGAGCGTGGCGCGCACGACGGGCTCGTAGACCTTGTCGATCTTGCCTTCGGGGAACTCGCTCGGGTTGGTGACCGTGTGCTCGGTGCCGTCCTCCATGTCCACGCGGTAGACCACGTTGGGGGCGGTGGCGATGAGGTCGAGCCCGAACTCGCGCTCGAGGCGCTCACGGATCACGTCGAGGTGCAGAAGCCCCAGGAAGCCGACGCGGAAGCCGAATCCGAGCGCGGCCGAGGTCTCCGGCTCGTAGACCAGTGCTGCGTCGTTGAGCTGCAGCTTGTCGAGGGCCTCGCGCAGGTCCGGGTACTCCGAGCCGTCCAGCGGATACAGGCCCGAGAACACCATCGGCTTCGGGTCCTTGTAACCGCCGAGGGGCTCGGTCGCGCCCTTGTGCAGGGAGGTGATCGTGTCACCGACCTTGGACTGACGTACGTCCTTCACGCCGGTGATGATGTAGCCCACCTCGCCGACGCCGATGCCGTCGGCCGGGGTCATCTCGGGGGACGACACACCGATCTCGAGCAGCTCGTGCGTGGCCCCGGTCGACATCATCCGGATCCGCTCGCGCTTGTTGAGCTGGCCGTCGACGACTCGTACGTACGTCACGACGCCCCGGTACGAGTCGTACACCGAGTCGAAGATCATCGCGCGGGCGGGCGCGTCCGCGACACCGACCGGCGGCGGGACCTCGGCGACGACCTTGTCGAGCAGCGCCTCGACGCCCATGCCGGTCTTCGCGGAGACCTTCAGCACGTCGTCGGGGTCGCAGCCGATGAGGTTGGCGAGCTCCTCAGAGAACTTCTCCGGCTGGGCGGCCGGGAGGTCGATCTTGTTGAGCACCGGAACGATCTTGAGGTCGTTCTCCATCGCCAGGTAGAGGTTGGCGAGAGTCTGCGCCTCGATGCCCTGCGCCGCGTCGACGAGGAGGATCGTGCCCTCACAGGCCGCGAGCGAGCGCGAGACCTCGTACGTGAAGTCCACGTGGCCCGGCGTGTCGATCATGTTGAGGATGTGGGTACTGCCCTTGTCGGGCCCCTCGGTCGGGGCCCAGGGCAGCCGCACCGCCTGGGACTTGATCGTGATGCCGCGCTCTCGCTCGATGTCCATCCGGTCGAGATACTGAGCACGCATCTGCCGCTGCTCGACCACACCGGTCAGCTGGAGCATCCGGTCGGCGAGCGTCGACTTGCCGTGGTCGATGTGCGCGATGATGCAGAAGTTGCGAATCAGAGCCGGGTCGGTGCGGCTCGGCTCGGGCACATTTTTAGGGATCGCGGGCACGCAGGGTCCTGTCTCTTGAGGCCTTCTGCCTCAGGTCGGCCTCGGTTGGGATCAATACGTAGCCTCCATGGTCCCATGAGCGGGGCGCTGTGCTCGGTTTGGGCCGCCTGGATGACGGCTGATACCGTGGGCAGCTGTGTCTCTTGCCCTCTAAGCCGAGGCACGCACTCAGTGACAATCACCGGTACGGGACCTTCGCGGATCCGTGCCTGAACCTGAAAAGGCTCATTTCGTGGCGAACATCAAGTCCCAGATCAAGCGGATCAAGACCAACGAGAAGGCTCGGCTGCGCAACAAGGCCGTGAAGTCCTCCCTCAAGACCTCGATCCGCAAGGCCCGCGAGGCCGCTGCCTCCGGTGACGTCCAGAAGGCCGTCGAGGCGCAGCGCGTTGCCGCGCGTCAGCTCGACAAGGCCGTCTCCAAGGGCGTCATCCACAAGAACCAGGCCGCCAACAAGAAGTCGGCGCTTGCTTCGAAGGTCGCGTCCATCCAGGCCTGACCTGAACTGAACTGCCGTCGGTAGGACCCGGGCGGGCCCTCTCTCTCCGCCCCCGACCGACACCCAAGAGCCCGCACGCGATCTGCGTTCGCCACGCGGGTGCGGGCTCGCACAACGCTTGACCCGATGCCCCGCCCTTTCCAAGGGCGGGGCATCGGTGCGTTCCGATCCAGCCCGTCCGGCGTTTGAGGACACGGCCGAAGGCCGACAGGGGTCTGGGGCGCAGCCCCAGGGACGGGACGGGAGGGGAAGGGGCGGCGGGGGCGACTTCCCGCAGTGCCGCGCTGACGCTGACGCGCTACCCGCGCCCCTGCGCCCGGGCGGCCCGAGCCACCGTCACCACAGCCTTCTCCAACGCATACTCCGGATCATCCCCGGCCCCCTTGACCCCCGCATCGGCCTCGGCCACCGCCCGCAACGCGACAGCGACCCCGTCCGGCGTCCACCCCCGCATCTGCTGCCGCACCCGATCGATCTTCCACGGCGGCATCCCCAGCTCCCGCGCAAGATCCGCCGGCCGCCCCCCGCGCGCGGACGACAGCTTCCCGATCGCCCGCACCCCCTGAGCCAACGCACTGGTGATCATCACCGGCGCCACCCCGGTCGAGAGCGACCACCGCAGCGCCTCCAGCGCCTCGGCCACCCGCCCCTCCACGGCCCGGTCGGCGACGGTGAAGCTGGACGCCTCGGCCCGCCCCGTGTAGTACCGCCCGACAACGGCCTCGTCGATGGTCCCCTCGACGTCGGCGGCGAGCTGCGACACCGCGGAAGCCAGCTCCCGCAGATCACTCCCGATGGAGTCGACGAGCGCCTGGGAAGCCTCGGAGGTGGCGGACCGCCCGAGCGCCCGGAACTCGCTCCGTACAAAGGCCAGCCGATCCGAGGCCTTCGTCATCTTGGGACAGGCGACCTCCCTGGCCCCGGCCTTGCGCGCCGCGTCCAGCAGGCCCTTCCCCTTGGCGCCACCGGCGTGCAGCAGCACCAGCGTGATCTCCTCGGCGGGCGCGCCGATGTACGCCTTGACGTCCTTGACCGTGTCCGCGGACAGGTCCTGCGCATTGCGTACGACGACGACCTTGCGCTCGGCGAACAGCGAGGGGCTGGTCAGCTCGGCCAGCGTCCCCGGCTGCAGCTGATCGGAGGTGAGGTCCCGGACGTCGGTGTCCGCGTCCACGGCGCGCGCGGCCGCCACGATCTGCTGCACCGCGCGGTCGAGCAGCAGATCCTCCTGTCCCACCGCGACGGTGAGAGGAGCGAGCGGTTCGTCGTTTGCAGTCTTCCTGGCCATCGCGCCAAGCATCCCACGCGCCACTGACAAGCCCGCCCCTACTGAACGAAGCCGGGGCCGGGCTCACGGGTCCTGGCGCAGGGCTCACTGGTCCTGGCGTGGGGCTCACTGGTCCGGGGCGTAGGGCTCACTGGTCCGGGGCGCAGGGCCGACGAACCCAGCAGCCCTACGGTTCCTCGCGCCAGCCCTCCCACTCGGCCGCGAACCCGTCCAGCTCATCGGCGGACAGCCGCTCCGTCGCGTCCTCCACGACCAGCAGCCACTGCGCGTCCTCGGCGTCGTCCTCACCGGCCAGCGCGTCCCGTACGAGCTGGGGTTCCTCGGCCACCCCGAAGCGCTCCTTGAGCGCCTCCGCGGCCTCCTCTGCGGCGTCCCGGTCGGGCAGCACCAGTACGTGTCTCACATCGCTCACGCCACCATTTTCCGGCACGCCGGCGGCAGCGCCGCACGGGGTCAGCGGGTCACCTCTTGGGCACGACCTGTATGTCGAGGTCGATGCGGACGCTGGAGCCGACGACGGCGATGCCCCGCGCCAGCATGGTCTGCCAACTCACGGTGAAGTCGTCACGGTGCAGCTCCGTGCTCGCGCGACAGGCGGCCCGGGTCTCACCCTCCATGCCGGTGCCCACGCCCAGGTACTCGGCGTCCAGCGTGACCGTCCGGGTCACACCGTGCAGCGAGAGCGCCCCGGTGATCGCCCAGCGGCTGCCGCCCTTGTGCACGAAGCGGTCGCTGTAGAACTCCAGCGTCGGGAAGCGCTCGACGTCGAGGAAGTCCCCGGACCTGAGGTGGTCGTCGCGCATCTTGACGTTCGTGTCGATGGACGAGGCGTCGATGACGACATGCATCGCGGAGTCCTCGACCCGCTCGGCCACCCGCAGCACACCGGCGAACGTGTTGAACCGGCCGTAGACCCGCGCCATCCCGATGTGCCGCGCCGTGAACCCGATCGACGAGTGCGTCGGCTCGAGCTCCCAGTCCCCCGGCTTCGGCAGCGGCGGCGGCGCGGACACCTGGAGCGTCACGTCACCGAGCGCCGCCTGCGCACCCTCGGCCACCGTGGCCCCGCCACGGAACGGCGCGTACCCCTCGGCCGACACCGCGAGCCGGTAGTCCCCCGCGGGCACGGTCGCCACGAACGAGCCGAACGGGTCGACGCCCCCGCTCACCACCTTGCGCCCCATCGCGTCGTTCACCTGGAACTCGGCGCCGCGCACCGGCTCGCTCACGGCATCGATGATCCGGCCGCTGAGCACCCCCGCACCCGGCGGCACCGCCCTCCCCCCGAGGGAACTCGAATCTACTGACCGGTTAGTACGGTTTCTCCATCGGAGGCCGAACATGTCCTACCCACCCCAGAACGCCTGGACAACTACCTGATCTACTGCATTCGACAAGCATTCGATCATCGTGGGTAGTTTCGAGGCAACATGCGCCCACATGACAAGAACACCGCCGTGAGCGGCGCCTGAGCAGCACCTGAGCGGCATCGGCCGTGCTACGGGAACACCCGGAGCTCCCCACCGCCCCCTCCCACGACCGCGACCGCCCCCTCCCGGTCAGTCCTGAGCACGGCCGCACCGCGCGCCCGCAGCGCCGCCAGCGTGCTGGGTGCCGGGTGGCCGTACGGGTTGTCGCGGCCCACCGAGATCAGCGCGACGCGGGGCGCGGCCCTGCGCAACAGCTCCGGATCCTGGTACGCCGAGCCATGATGGGCGACCTTGAGCACGTCGACCGGGGGCAGCCGAGCCCCGGCGGGCGTTCTCAACAAGGCGCGCTGCGCCGGTGGTTCGAGGTCGCCGAGGA
Protein-coding sequences here:
- a CDS encoding HAMP domain-containing protein; the encoded protein is MSENSGMRAPQKGYGDEAIRPSDLRPLLAALTAARDGTFAHVPIAADGIVGELGATFNQLADRSVHFNAELARVRREITRHGRLDERLEASPGQGAWVTRVGDVNTIIDALVAPAANATRVLEAVAGGDLTQRVDLHDGTRQLRGDLRRLGRSVNKMVDQLSLFTGEVTRVAREVGTEGRLGGRAKVTGLSGSWRDVTEAVNTMASRLTAQVRDIALVTTAVAQGDLTRTVTIEATGELLELKLTVNTMVDQLSAFADEVTRVAREVGTEGQLGGRAQVRGVSGVWKDLTDNVNFMASNLTSQVRNIAQVTTAVADGDLSQKITVDAKGEILELKSTINTMVDQLSAFADEVTRVAREVGTEGQLGGRAQVRGVSGVWKDLTDNVNFMADNLTSQVRNIALVSTAVAQGDLGKKITVEAKGEILELKSTINTMVDQLSAFADEVTRVAREVGTEGNLGGQAQVRGVSGVWKDLTDNVNFMASNLTSQVRNIAQVTTAVAQGDLGKKISVDARGEILELKDTVNTMVEQLRGFADEVTRVAREVGTDGRLGGRATVHGVSGVWKDLTDNVNYMADNLTSQVRNIAQVATAVAQGDLSKKIDVDARGEILELKTTINTMVDTLSSFSSEVTRVAREVGSQGQLGGQARVEGVYGTWKRLTTNVNELALNLTTQVRAIAEVASAVTSGDMSRSITVDTQGEVAELKDNINLMVANLRETTRAKDWLESNLARLAALMQGHRDLMEVADLILRELTPLVNAQYGAFFLAEEDDDGSQQPMAVPTKGLAYIAGYGSGSASVINTGGMPVHGLVRQAALEKKRILVEEVPTDYININSGLGEAAPASVVIIPILFEDTLLGVIELASFSRFSDVHLAFFDQFVNTIGVAINTIIANSRTESLLGESQRLAIQLQDRSNEMQRQQAELQRSNAQLEEKAALLATSSQYKSEFLANMSHELRTPLNSLLILARLLSDNPDGHLNDQEVQFATTIHRSGSDLLQLINDILDLSKIEAGRMDVRPKKLPLIKVLDYVHATFRPITLDRGLAFEVSVGEDVPREMFSDEQRLQQILRNLLSNAIKFTAQGRVELRVRLVKAPEGAQLVDSEDLLAFAVTDTGIGIPRDKLAVVFEAFQQADGTTNRKYGGTGLGLSISREISALLGGHIVAESEPGEGSTFTLYVPVRCPGHEPPDGYEPSTLPQSALVPEQGVSMDTYASLQPPEQEDNWPAPTKLERWKTGRPGLVLPGRRVLIVDDDIRNVFALTHVLGRVGMPVLYAENGREGIETLESHPDVELVLMDIMMPEMDGYETISVIRGTPRWAGLPIVALTAKAMPGDREKSIAKGANDYVPKPVDVDQLLNVVCELLAPEEAEPSAPRGLRHSGDH
- a CDS encoding AMP-dependent synthetase/ligase, translated to MSDTQTLIENRPPSVANLFLERVTATPDAEAYRYPVPSATGTGPDDWKSLSWAQAAQRVYAIAAGLVELGVGPQERVALASSTRVEWILADLGIMCAGAATTTVYPQTNEEESAFILSDSDSKVMVAEDAAQLAKARARRAELPELRHVVVIDATGVVPDAGDPDGWVLTLEDLEARGAAYLEKNPEVVKERVGAIQKDQLATLIYTSGTTGRPKGVRLPHDNWSYMAKAIASTGLVSGEDVQYLWLPLAHVFGKVLTSGQIEVGHVTAVDGRVDKIIENLPIVQPTYMAAVPRIFEKVYNGVAAKARAGGSAKYKIFQWAAGVAREYAKVSQDNFRRTGVASVPFKLASKHKAADRLVYSKLREAFGGRLRACVSGSAALAPEIGYFFAGAGVHILEGYGLTESSAASFVNPGEAYRTGTVGKPLPGTEVRIADDGEILLRGPGIMEGYHGLPDKTAEVLESDGWFHTGDIGELSNDGYLRITDRKKDLIKTSGGKYIAPAEVEGQFKAVCPYVSNILVHGADRNFCTALISLDEPSILEWAKENGLGGSSYAEVVAAPQTVQLVEGYVKELNEGLQRWQTIKKFKLLPRDLDIEHGELTPSLKLKRPVVEREYKALLDEMYSGSREG
- the rpsT gene encoding 30S ribosomal protein S20 → MANIKSQIKRIKTNEKARLRNKAVKSSLKTSIRKAREAAASGDVQKAVEAQRVAARQLDKAVSKGVIHKNQAANKKSALASKVASIQA
- the lepA gene encoding translation elongation factor 4, with product MPAIPKNVPEPSRTDPALIRNFCIIAHIDHGKSTLADRMLQLTGVVEQRQMRAQYLDRMDIERERGITIKSQAVRLPWAPTEGPDKGSTHILNMIDTPGHVDFTYEVSRSLAACEGTILLVDAAQGIEAQTLANLYLAMENDLKIVPVLNKIDLPAAQPEKFSEELANLIGCDPDDVLKVSAKTGMGVEALLDKVVAEVPPPVGVADAPARAMIFDSVYDSYRGVVTYVRVVDGQLNKRERIRMMSTGATHELLEIGVSSPEMTPADGIGVGEVGYIITGVKDVRQSKVGDTITSLHKGATEPLGGYKDPKPMVFSGLYPLDGSEYPDLREALDKLQLNDAALVYEPETSAALGFGFRVGFLGLLHLDVIRERLEREFGLDLIATAPNVVYRVDMEDGTEHTVTNPSEFPEGKIDKVYEPVVRATLLAPSEFIGAIMELCQTRRGTLLGMDYLSEDRVEIRYTLPLAEIVFDFFDQLKSKTRGYASLDYEPTGEQASDLVKVDILLHGDRVDAFSAVTHKDAAYAYGVRLVAKLRELIPRQAFEIPVQAAIGSRVISRETIRAIRKDVLAKCYGGDISRKRKLLEKQKEGKKRMKMVGSVEVPQEAFISVLSSDDGGGSKTKK
- a CDS encoding response regulator; protein product: MTTAESTSADRASILLVDDMEDNLTALEAVLGPLNEPLVRARSGEEAMKALLRRQFAVVLLDIRMPGMDGFETATNIKRLDQTKDVPIIFLTGTEADTGYAFRGYATGAADYLTKPFDPWVLRAKVTVFLDLHRKNRQLQRLLAREHQQLDNLAARMTTMERRLAEDENPDVRELRHDIGEMKETLRLVRRG